A genome region from Mycobacterium florentinum includes the following:
- a CDS encoding acetaldehyde dehydrogenase (acetylating) gives MPSKASVAIVGSGNISTDLLYKLLRSDWLEPRWMVGIDPESEGLARARKLGLETTHEGVDWLLAQSEKPDLVFEATSAYVHRDAAPKYEAAGIRAIDLTPAAVGPAVIPPANLRAHLDAPNVNMITCGGQATIPIVYAVSRVVEVPYAEIVASVSSVSAGPGTRANIDEFTKTTSKGVQTIGGAARGKAIIILNPADPPMIMRDTIFCAIPEDADHDAIAKSIHDVVAEVQTYVPGYRLLNEPQFDEPSVVNGGNHLVTTFVEVEGAGDYLPPYAGNLDIMTAAATKVGEEIAKETLAVTGAQA, from the coding sequence ATGCCGTCGAAGGCAAGCGTCGCGATCGTCGGATCGGGAAACATCAGCACCGACCTGCTCTACAAACTGCTGCGCTCGGACTGGCTGGAACCGCGCTGGATGGTGGGCATCGACCCGGAGAGCGAAGGCCTGGCACGGGCCCGCAAGCTGGGCTTGGAGACCACCCACGAGGGCGTCGACTGGCTGCTGGCCCAGTCCGAGAAACCCGACCTGGTGTTCGAGGCCACCAGCGCCTACGTACACCGGGATGCGGCGCCGAAATACGAGGCCGCCGGCATCCGGGCCATCGACCTGACGCCGGCCGCGGTGGGTCCGGCGGTTATCCCGCCCGCGAACCTGCGCGCACACCTGGACGCCCCGAACGTCAACATGATCACCTGCGGGGGGCAGGCGACGATCCCGATCGTCTACGCCGTCAGCCGTGTCGTCGAGGTGCCGTATGCCGAGATTGTCGCCTCGGTGTCGTCCGTCTCGGCGGGGCCGGGCACCCGCGCCAATATCGACGAGTTCACCAAGACAACCAGCAAGGGTGTCCAGACCATCGGCGGTGCCGCGCGCGGCAAGGCGATCATCATCCTGAACCCGGCCGATCCACCGATGATCATGCGCGACACCATCTTCTGCGCCATTCCCGAAGACGCGGACCACGACGCGATCGCCAAGTCCATCCACGACGTGGTGGCCGAGGTGCAGACCTACGTGCCCGGTTACCGGTTGCTCAACGAGCCGCAGTTCGACGAGCCGTCGGTGGTCAATGGCGGCAACCACCTGGTCACGACGTTCGTCGAGGTCGAGGGTGCCGGCGATTACCTGCCGCCGTACGCCGGAAATCTCGACATCATGACCGCCGCCGCCACCAAGGTCGGCGAGGAGATCGCCAAGGAGACGCTAGCCGTCACAGGAGCGCAAGCATGA
- the dmpG gene encoding 4-hydroxy-2-oxovalerate aldolase: MTTDIFFNPVWDVRITDTSLRDGSHHKRHQFTKEEVAAIVSALDAAGVPVIEVTHGDGLGGSSFNYGFSKTPEQELIKLAAQTAKEAKIAFLMLPGVGTKEDIKEAQDNGGSICRIATHCTEADVSIQHFGLARELGLETVGFLMMAHTIAPEKLAAQARIMADAGCQCVYVVDSAGALVLDGVADRVSALIAELGDDAQVGFHGHENLGLGVANSVEAVRAGAKQIDGSVRRFGAGAGNAPVEALIGVFDKIGVKTGIDFFDIADAAEDVVRPAMPAECLLDRNALIMGYSGVYSSFLKHAVRQGERYGVPAHELLHRAGQRKLIGGQEDQLIDIALEIKREQEGAVTR, translated from the coding sequence ATGACCACCGACATCTTCTTCAACCCGGTTTGGGACGTCCGCATTACGGACACGTCGCTGCGCGACGGCTCACACCACAAGCGCCATCAGTTCACCAAGGAAGAGGTCGCTGCGATCGTCTCGGCCCTCGACGCGGCCGGCGTGCCGGTGATCGAGGTGACGCACGGCGACGGACTGGGCGGCTCGTCGTTCAACTACGGCTTCTCCAAGACCCCCGAGCAGGAGCTGATCAAGCTCGCCGCCCAGACGGCCAAGGAAGCCAAGATCGCGTTCTTGATGCTGCCCGGCGTGGGCACCAAAGAGGACATCAAGGAGGCCCAGGACAACGGCGGGTCGATTTGCCGGATCGCCACGCATTGCACCGAGGCCGACGTCTCGATCCAGCATTTCGGACTGGCGCGCGAGCTGGGCCTCGAGACCGTCGGGTTCTTGATGATGGCGCACACCATTGCGCCGGAGAAGCTGGCCGCCCAAGCCCGCATCATGGCCGACGCCGGCTGCCAGTGCGTCTATGTGGTCGACTCCGCGGGCGCCCTGGTGCTCGATGGCGTGGCCGACCGGGTCTCGGCCCTGATCGCCGAGCTCGGCGACGACGCGCAGGTCGGTTTCCATGGGCACGAGAACCTCGGGCTCGGCGTGGCCAACTCGGTCGAGGCCGTGCGTGCGGGCGCCAAGCAGATCGACGGCAGCGTGCGCAGGTTCGGTGCCGGTGCGGGTAACGCGCCGGTCGAGGCGTTGATCGGCGTGTTCGACAAGATCGGGGTCAAGACGGGCATCGATTTCTTCGACATCGCCGACGCCGCCGAGGATGTGGTGCGTCCGGCCATGCCGGCCGAGTGCCTGCTGGACCGCAACGCGCTGATCATGGGCTACTCCGGGGTCTACTCGAGCTTCCTCAAGCATGCGGTTCGTCAGGGCGAGCGTTATGGCGTCCCGGCTCACGAGCTGTTGCACCGGGCCGGCCAGCGCAAACTGATCGGCGGCCAGGAAGACCAGCTGATCGACATCGCACTCGAGATCAAGCGCGAGCAAGAAGGCGCGGTAACGCGCTGA